Proteins encoded within one genomic window of Paracoccus sp. MA:
- a CDS encoding SRPBCC family protein gives MLKERIAGLLAQRRPGHSLPRDFYVDDEIFRADMQVVFETDWIFACNVVEIPRPGDYLTLKVGDNPVVVLRNRDGEIAAFHNSCRHRGSLICQKERGRANRLVCPYHQWVYELDGSLINARQMPEGFDKAAHGLAPIHVEVICGMVYICLADEPPSLARFRAGVTPYIAPHMPDRTKVAFTSTIVEEANWKLVIENNRECYHCAGNHPELLVTLVEFALPDDPLVKAQFQGLMDRSAARWDGLGLPHKPAEGGNEFRCIRLPFNEDCLSFTMDGKPACNKLLADFTEPDLGSVRMFRVPNNWNHFLSDHILHFRVLPLSANRTEVRTTWLVHEDAVEGVDYDLQRLTEVWLATNDEDRVLAENNHRGILSRAYRPGPYAPSEFMLNNFSEWYAGKMGDFTGGPQARIAAE, from the coding sequence ATGCTGAAAGAACGGATAGCGGGTTTGCTCGCGCAGCGCCGGCCCGGCCATTCCCTGCCCCGCGACTTCTATGTCGATGACGAGATCTTTCGCGCCGACATGCAGGTGGTGTTCGAAACCGACTGGATCTTCGCCTGCAACGTGGTCGAGATTCCGCGCCCCGGCGACTACCTGACGCTGAAGGTCGGCGACAATCCCGTCGTCGTGCTGCGCAACCGGGATGGAGAGATCGCCGCCTTTCACAACAGCTGCCGGCATCGCGGCTCGCTGATCTGCCAGAAGGAAAGGGGGCGCGCGAACCGTCTGGTCTGCCCCTATCACCAATGGGTCTACGAGCTGGACGGCAGCCTGATCAATGCCCGCCAGATGCCCGAGGGGTTCGACAAGGCGGCGCACGGCCTCGCCCCGATCCATGTCGAGGTGATCTGCGGCATGGTCTATATCTGCCTTGCCGACGAGCCGCCCTCGCTGGCGCGGTTCCGCGCCGGGGTCACGCCCTATATCGCCCCGCACATGCCCGACCGCACCAAGGTTGCCTTCACCTCGACCATCGTCGAGGAGGCGAACTGGAAGCTGGTGATCGAGAACAACCGCGAATGCTATCACTGCGCCGGCAACCATCCCGAGCTGCTGGTGACGCTGGTCGAATTCGCGCTGCCCGACGATCCGCTGGTCAAGGCGCAGTTCCAGGGGCTGATGGACCGCTCGGCCGCGCGCTGGGACGGGCTGGGGCTGCCGCACAAGCCCGCCGAGGGCGGCAACGAGTTCCGCTGCATCCGCCTGCCCTTCAACGAGGACTGCCTGTCCTTCACCATGGACGGCAAGCCCGCCTGCAACAAGCTTCTGGCCGATTTCACCGAGCCCGATCTGGGCTCGGTCCGCATGTTCCGGGTGCCGAACAACTGGAACCACTTCCTCTCCGACCACATCCTGCATTTCCGGGTCCTGCCGCTGTCGGCGAACCGCACCGAGGTGCGCACCACATGGCTGGTCCACGAGGATGCGGTCGAGGGCGTGGATTACGACCTGCAACGCCTGACCGAGGTCTGGCTGGCCACCAATGACGAGGATCGCGTGCTGGCCGAGAACAACCATCGCGGCATCCTGTCGCGCGCCTACCGGCCCGGCCCCTATGCGCCCTCGGAATTCATGCTGAACAATTTCTCGGAATGGTATGCGGGCAAGATGGGCGATTTCACCGGCGGCCCGCAGGCGCGGATCGCGGCGGAGTAA
- a CDS encoding hybrid-cluster NAD(P)-dependent oxidoreductase, translating to MDMQAPSAALLSLSCIAVRDETPTVKTFRLRADGGPVGFTPGQALVVKVPLPGGPAWRSFTISGGTGGDLELTIKAQAPGGATRWLHENLREGSGIEARPPRGAFTLGLRDNDRLAFVSGGSGATPMMAMLRQLADTDPEADLAWFHAARDPAEVLFARELAELQARMPNLAVAISVSRPGPGWFGYRGRVSRGRLASAIPDLGRRQVFCCGPQGFMQEVRLIHAAEGGARAQFHTESFGGVAPAAAPIAEAAPEGPGFGLTVNGRAIGIRADETLLQASLRQGVVIPCGCGEGMCGTCMVQLVSGRVDSRPNGGLTPEEAAEGYVLACSTRAASDVEIRLA from the coding sequence ATGGACATGCAAGCCCCTTCGGCGGCCCTGCTGTCGCTGTCCTGCATCGCCGTCCGCGACGAAACGCCCACCGTCAAGACCTTCCGCCTGCGTGCAGATGGCGGCCCGGTGGGCTTCACCCCCGGTCAGGCGCTGGTGGTGAAGGTGCCCCTGCCGGGCGGCCCGGCCTGGCGCAGCTTCACCATCTCGGGCGGCACCGGGGGCGATCTGGAGCTGACGATCAAGGCGCAGGCGCCGGGCGGCGCCACCCGCTGGCTGCATGAGAACCTGCGCGAGGGCAGCGGCATCGAGGCCCGCCCCCCGCGCGGCGCCTTCACGCTGGGCCTGCGCGACAACGACCGGCTGGCCTTCGTCTCGGGCGGCTCGGGCGCCACGCCGATGATGGCGATGCTGCGGCAGCTGGCGGATACCGATCCCGAGGCCGACCTGGCCTGGTTCCACGCCGCCCGCGATCCGGCCGAGGTGCTGTTTGCCCGCGAACTGGCCGAATTGCAGGCGCGGATGCCGAACTTGGCGGTGGCGATCAGCGTCAGCCGCCCCGGGCCGGGCTGGTTCGGCTATCGCGGCCGCGTCAGCCGGGGGCGGCTGGCGAGTGCCATCCCGGATCTGGGCCGGCGACAGGTCTTCTGCTGCGGGCCGCAGGGCTTCATGCAGGAGGTCCGGCTGATCCATGCCGCCGAGGGCGGCGCGCGGGCGCAGTTCCACACCGAAAGCTTCGGCGGCGTGGCCCCCGCCGCTGCGCCCATCGCCGAAGCCGCCCCCGAAGGCCCCGGCTTCGGCCTGACCGTGAACGGCCGCGCCATCGGCATCCGCGCCGACGAGACGCTGTTGCAGGCCAGCCTGCGCCAGGGCGTCGTCATCCCCTGCGGCTGCGGCGAAGGCATGTGCGGCACCTGCATGGTGCAGCTTGTCTCGGGCCGGGTCGACAGCCGGCCGAATGGCGGGCTGACGCCGGAAGAGGCGGCCGAGGGCTATGTGCTGGCCTGCTCGACCCGCGCCGCGTCGGATGTCGAGATCAGGCTGGCCTGA
- a CDS encoding NAD(P)/FAD-dependent oxidoreductase → MTTDPRSVAGKRLEIAERTQILVVGAGPAGIAAARHAHQGGAQVMLVDEHPVPFETMGESVPQIWGGRMGGAIRNRNAMTERMLEARPDLVELFEAGVDIRLGTACWGLFANQPNLGWMPGLVAGLVDEEQGSHLVGFDQAVVATGRRDMGLAFPGWDLPGVLGAGAALMLAWLYDALDSRRAVMLGSNPEALLAALDLIDAGVTIAAVVEQAEAAAAPEDLVARIRAAGVEIVTGEAPRGVTSDADGVTGLVLRNRTIACDSVLLGVGAVPMIDLLHAAGARCAFDNDRGGFVPLLGAGGETSLPGIRAAGDCVGIWPAKSADPALAEAEGRLAAGAALAALGLAEAPVDAAPQPAPAADLGAYRKAWVRSSVVEAVADMPVCQCEEVTAREILDVSPPRYLNAPHLPNLTRSLTEILGEGPPDPDQIKRLTRAGMGPCQGRRCREQIQALLALQEDLSLGVVPLAGYRSPVRPLSLAAAALPEDPAIAAAWDSWFGMPRQWVPFWDVEDHYTVAALATEKEHVSE, encoded by the coding sequence ATGACCACAGACCCCCGATCCGTCGCCGGCAAGCGCCTTGAGATCGCGGAGCGGACCCAGATCCTGGTCGTGGGCGCCGGCCCCGCCGGAATCGCCGCCGCCCGCCACGCCCATCAGGGCGGCGCGCAGGTGATGCTGGTCGACGAACATCCCGTGCCCTTCGAGACCATGGGCGAAAGCGTCCCGCAGATCTGGGGCGGCCGCATGGGCGGCGCCATTCGCAACCGCAACGCCATGACCGAGCGGATGCTGGAAGCCCGCCCCGATCTGGTCGAGCTGTTCGAGGCCGGCGTCGACATCCGCCTTGGCACCGCCTGCTGGGGGCTGTTCGCCAATCAGCCCAACCTGGGCTGGATGCCCGGCCTGGTCGCCGGCCTGGTGGACGAGGAACAGGGCAGCCATCTGGTCGGCTTCGATCAGGCGGTGGTGGCGACCGGGCGGCGCGACATGGGGCTGGCCTTTCCCGGCTGGGACCTGCCCGGCGTGCTGGGCGCCGGCGCCGCGCTGATGCTGGCGTGGCTCTATGATGCGCTGGACAGCCGCCGCGCGGTCATGCTGGGCTCGAACCCCGAGGCGCTGCTGGCGGCGCTGGACCTGATCGACGCGGGCGTGACCATCGCCGCCGTGGTCGAGCAGGCCGAGGCCGCCGCCGCGCCCGAGGATCTGGTCGCGCGCATCCGCGCCGCCGGGGTCGAGATCGTCACCGGCGAGGCGCCGCGCGGCGTCACCTCGGACGCGGATGGCGTCACCGGGCTGGTGCTGCGCAACCGCACCATCGCCTGCGATTCCGTGCTGCTGGGCGTGGGCGCGGTGCCGATGATCGACCTGCTCCACGCAGCCGGGGCGCGCTGCGCCTTCGACAACGATCGCGGCGGCTTCGTGCCGCTGCTGGGCGCGGGGGGCGAAACCAGCCTGCCCGGCATCCGCGCCGCGGGCGACTGCGTGGGGATCTGGCCCGCGAAATCCGCCGATCCCGCGCTGGCCGAGGCCGAGGGGCGGCTGGCCGCCGGGGCCGCGCTGGCGGCGCTGGGGCTGGCAGAGGCTCCGGTCGATGCCGCCCCGCAGCCCGCACCCGCCGCCGATCTGGGCGCATACCGCAAGGCCTGGGTCCGCTCCTCGGTGGTGGAGGCCGTGGCCGACATGCCGGTCTGCCAATGCGAGGAGGTCACGGCGCGCGAGATCCTGGATGTCAGCCCGCCGCGCTATCTGAACGCGCCGCATCTGCCGAACCTGACGCGCAGCCTGACCGAGATCCTGGGCGAGGGTCCGCCCGATCCCGACCAGATCAAGCGGCTGACCCGCGCCGGCATGGGCCCCTGTCAGGGCCGCCGCTGCCGCGAGCAGATTCAGGCGCTGCTGGCCTTGCAGGAGGACCTGTCGCTGGGGGTGGTGCCGCTGGCCGGCTATCGCAGCCCGGTCCGCCCGCTCAGCCTGGCCGCCGCCGCCCTGCCCGAGGATCCCGCCATCGCCGCCGCCTGGGATTCCTGGTTCGGAATGCCGCGCCAATGGGTCCCTTTCTGGGATGTCGAGGACCATTACACGGTCGCCGCGCTTGCGACGGAGAAGGAACATGTCAGCGAATAA
- a CDS encoding FAD-binding oxidoreductase, whose amino-acid sequence MSANNPIPGIDAGDDNRGASVIVIGGGVTGLSTAFWLAEAGVDVLVLERGIVGWEASGRNGGGCSHHHSPLFAEEQRLWPMMDELLGYPTEFRPNRIRIALTPEQFTLYGRAAANARKQGFRADDLDAQTVRDLVPLAGDNVHAGHYYHFGGHANPHRTVQAYAWALCDRGGRLRQHVTVTGFRRQGGRVTAVETDRGVFGCDHLVIAAGPQTGRLAAMLEVAIPMRAARAEMIVTEPLPLMPLGGIDGNGLYGRQTLRGNLAYGGGPHEWVETEEQPGGPRPSTPLAGSIARRVAELLPKAAHARVIRSWSGIIENTPDGRPVIDRPAPWQNLTVATLSGVGFGLSPASGRALMQLVTQGHCDFADLSSLRLARFDRLEPDWDALQGWLPAAMASA is encoded by the coding sequence ATGTCAGCGAATAACCCCATTCCCGGCATCGACGCCGGCGACGACAATCGCGGCGCCTCGGTCATCGTGATCGGCGGCGGCGTCACCGGCCTCTCCACCGCCTTCTGGCTGGCCGAGGCGGGCGTGGACGTGCTGGTGCTGGAACGCGGCATCGTCGGCTGGGAGGCCTCGGGGCGCAATGGCGGCGGCTGCTCGCATCACCACAGCCCGCTTTTCGCCGAGGAACAGCGGCTGTGGCCGATGATGGACGAATTGCTGGGCTATCCGACCGAGTTCCGGCCGAACCGCATCCGCATCGCGCTGACGCCCGAGCAGTTCACGCTTTACGGCCGCGCCGCTGCCAATGCCCGCAAGCAGGGCTTCCGCGCCGACGACCTGGACGCGCAGACGGTGCGCGATCTGGTGCCGCTGGCCGGGGACAATGTCCATGCCGGGCATTACTATCATTTCGGCGGCCATGCGAACCCGCACCGCACCGTGCAGGCCTATGCCTGGGCGCTGTGCGACCGGGGCGGGCGGCTGCGCCAGCATGTCACCGTCACCGGCTTCCGGCGGCAGGGCGGCCGGGTGACGGCGGTCGAGACCGACAGGGGTGTCTTTGGCTGCGACCATCTGGTCATCGCTGCGGGGCCGCAGACCGGCCGGCTGGCCGCGATGCTGGAGGTCGCCATCCCCATGCGCGCCGCCCGCGCCGAGATGATCGTGACCGAACCCCTGCCGCTCATGCCGCTTGGCGGGATCGACGGCAATGGGCTTTATGGCCGCCAGACCCTGCGCGGCAACCTGGCCTATGGCGGCGGCCCGCATGAATGGGTCGAGACCGAGGAACAGCCGGGCGGCCCGCGCCCCTCGACCCCGCTGGCGGGCAGCATCGCCCGGCGCGTGGCCGAACTGCTGCCCAAGGCCGCCCATGCCCGCGTCATCCGCAGCTGGTCGGGCATCATCGAGAACACCCCCGACGGCCGCCCGGTCATCGACCGCCCGGCGCCGTGGCAGAACCTGACCGTCGCCACCCTGTCCGGCGTCGGCTTCGGCCTGTCGCCCGCCTCGGGCCGGGCGCTGATGCAGCTGGTGACGCAGGGGCATTGCGATTTCGCCGATCTCTCCAGCCTGCGGCTGGCCCGCTTCGACCGGCTGGAGCCCGACTGGGACGCGCTTCAGGGCTGGCTGCCCGCCGCGATGGCCTCGGCCTGA
- a CDS encoding GlxA family transcriptional regulator, with amino-acid sequence MAHRNPDPPMFYHDTGEPLCFAFLMLEGLSMLSLASATEPLRAANRLLGREAFRWDLCSIDGQPVMPSSGIPFPAIPVDQAIERNHALFICGGARVDPQDERPYLAALRRAAHRGRAIGALSTASYLLARAGLLDGYRCTIHWENRAAFEEDFPHLPITGTLYEIDRNRLTCSGGTASMDLMLHIIADLHGRDLANGVANQFHHARMRDAGENQQGGRAEQIGTLPGTMQMAIRLMQANIETPLQIERLAALTGVSERQMERNFRSFLGMTPARCYLSLRVERAREMLLYTEQPIIDIAVATGFASTSHFSKWVKEFYGIRPSEMREQARAARARSRRIA; translated from the coding sequence ATGGCGCATCGCAACCCGGACCCGCCGATGTTCTACCACGACACGGGCGAGCCTTTGTGCTTCGCCTTCCTGATGCTGGAAGGGCTCTCGATGCTGAGCCTCGCTTCGGCGACCGAGCCCCTGCGCGCCGCCAACCGCCTCTTGGGGCGCGAGGCTTTCCGCTGGGACCTGTGCAGCATCGACGGTCAGCCGGTCATGCCGTCCTCGGGCATTCCCTTTCCGGCCATCCCCGTCGATCAGGCGATCGAGCGCAACCACGCCCTGTTCATCTGCGGCGGCGCGCGTGTCGATCCGCAGGACGAACGCCCCTATCTGGCCGCCCTGCGGCGGGCGGCGCATCGCGGCCGGGCCATCGGCGCCCTGTCCACGGCCAGCTATCTCTTGGCCAGGGCCGGGCTGCTGGACGGCTATCGCTGCACGATCCATTGGGAAAACCGCGCCGCCTTCGAAGAGGATTTCCCGCATCTGCCGATCACCGGCACGCTTTACGAGATCGACCGCAACCGGCTGACCTGTTCGGGCGGGACGGCATCCATGGACCTGATGCTGCATATCATCGCCGACCTGCATGGCCGCGACCTGGCCAACGGGGTCGCCAACCAGTTCCACCACGCCCGCATGCGCGATGCGGGCGAGAACCAGCAGGGCGGCCGGGCCGAGCAGATCGGCACCCTCCCCGGGACGATGCAGATGGCCATTCGCCTGATGCAGGCCAATATCGAGACGCCGTTGCAGATCGAAAGGCTGGCCGCGCTGACGGGCGTCAGCGAACGCCAGATGGAGCGCAACTTCCGCAGCTTCCTGGGCATGACGCCGGCGCGCTGCTACCTGTCGCTGCGGGTCGAGCGCGCGCGCGAGATGCTGCTTTACACCGAGCAGCCGATCATCGACATCGCCGTCGCCACGGGCTTCGCCTCGACCTCGCATTTCTCGAAATGGGTCAAGGAATTCTATGGGATACGCCCAAGCGAGATGCGCGAACAGGCGCGGGCCGCCCGCGCCCGGTCGCGCCGCATCGCCTGA
- a CDS encoding MmgE/PrpD family protein has protein sequence MPSNFHDFLHDMRAEDMPDAVLDLGRRWLLDLLGVAAGGSRTRLSRIIRDHAAAHFGAGGRAAPMLMDGRGVSPAGAALAGGMTIDALDGHDGHKLTKGHVGCGSLPALLALMQAEGRTDDRALLAGLVVGYEIGTRAGIALHRTACDYHTSGAWVAVAAASLGARVLGLDAARTREAVGIAEYHGPRSQMMRCIDHPTMVKDGSGWGAMAGVSAAYLAAAGFTGAPAITVEGADVADLWADLGTNWRIAEQYFKPWPVCRWAQPSVQAVLDLRARHGVTADQVERIEIATFHQSRRLAARDPASTEEAQYSTAYPAAVALVRGRVDPADVAEDGLADPLIRSLAAGMTVTEREDFNAAFPARRFADVRLVMKDGRVLESGPTEAAGDPEAPAPMDAVRAKFRAYAAPVLGEVRTTALERAVDRLGDGGGTTALFGLLGAT, from the coding sequence ATGCCATCGAACTTTCACGATTTCCTGCACGACATGCGCGCGGAGGACATGCCGGATGCGGTGCTGGACCTTGGCCGCCGCTGGCTTCTGGACCTGCTGGGGGTCGCGGCGGGCGGCAGCCGGACGCGGCTGTCGCGCATCATCCGCGACCATGCGGCGGCGCATTTCGGCGCGGGGGGCCGCGCGGCCCCGATGCTGATGGACGGCCGCGGAGTCAGCCCCGCGGGCGCGGCGCTGGCGGGCGGCATGACCATCGACGCGCTGGACGGCCATGACGGACACAAGCTGACCAAGGGCCATGTCGGTTGCGGCAGCCTGCCCGCGCTGCTGGCGCTGATGCAGGCCGAGGGGCGGACGGACGACCGCGCGCTTCTGGCCGGGCTGGTCGTCGGGTATGAGATCGGGACGCGCGCGGGCATCGCGCTGCACCGCACCGCCTGCGACTACCACACCTCGGGCGCCTGGGTCGCGGTGGCGGCGGCGTCGCTGGGCGCGCGGGTGCTGGGGCTGGATGCGGCGCGGACCCGCGAGGCCGTGGGCATCGCCGAATATCACGGCCCGCGCAGCCAGATGATGCGCTGCATCGACCATCCGACCATGGTCAAGGACGGCTCGGGCTGGGGCGCGATGGCCGGGGTCTCGGCCGCCTATCTGGCGGCGGCGGGCTTTACCGGCGCCCCGGCGATCACCGTCGAGGGCGCGGATGTCGCCGACCTCTGGGCCGATCTGGGCACGAACTGGCGCATCGCCGAGCAGTATTTCAAGCCCTGGCCGGTCTGCCGCTGGGCGCAGCCCTCCGTGCAGGCGGTGCTGGACCTGCGTGCCCGGCATGGGGTGACCGCCGATCAGGTCGAGCGGATCGAGATCGCCACCTTCCACCAGTCCCGCCGCCTGGCCGCCCGCGATCCGGCCAGCACCGAAGAGGCGCAGTATTCCACCGCCTACCCCGCCGCCGTGGCGCTGGTGCGGGGCCGCGTCGATCCGGCGGACGTGGCCGAGGACGGCTTGGCCGACCCGCTGATCCGCAGCCTTGCCGCCGGCATGACCGTCACCGAGCGCGAGGATTTCAATGCCGCCTTCCCGGCCCGCCGCTTTGCCGATGTGCGGCTGGTGATGAAGGACGGCCGGGTGCTGGAATCCGGCCCGACCGAGGCGGCGGGCGATCCCGAGGCCCCGGCACCGATGGATGCGGTGCGCGCCAAGTTCCGCGCCTATGCCGCGCCGGTTCTGGGCGAGGTTCGAACGACCGCTCTGGAACGCGCGGTGGACCGGCTGGGCGACGGCGGCGGCACGACGGCGCTGTTCGGACTGCTGGGCGCGACCTGA
- a CDS encoding class I adenylate-forming enzyme family protein yields the protein MHIARILEASADRYPDHLALVFEDRRWTYAEWLARVRRFAQALSDLGVRPGDRVAFYVSTSENSVTTYFACQMLGAVAVPMNFRLSAGEAAYILQDSGARVLIYGRSLTENVERIAAQMHSVHDFIGCAYDRAHIPAGHLHFDTLAEQTADRDEPRIIPPGDAISSLVYTSGTTGRPKGVIHTHANDIAIAMNCVMEYSLNHTDKALHIAPLYHVGGMQAYFIPHLLVGGTNVVIGRYEAEKTLDTIAAERITTLFAVPTQIQEMLFHPRFRDQDLSSLRLITTGGAAISAATMERVMAEFCPAIFNGYGMTEASLTLVLHPQDALRKLGSCGKPTLISECRIVTDDPGREVPPSETVPRGQVGQLIVRGPQAMQGYWNNPFETQKKLKAGWIYTGDLFSQNRDGFYYFHGRADDMIVSGGENIHPREVEEILYRCPGVQEVAVVGLADEKWGQAVTAFVVRSDPALSAQDLDAFCKGSDDLAPYKRPRRYEFLESLPLNPSGKVLRRELVARHAPQPAC from the coding sequence ATGCATATCGCCCGCATTCTGGAGGCTTCCGCCGACCGCTACCCGGATCACCTGGCGCTGGTCTTCGAGGACCGGCGCTGGACCTATGCCGAATGGCTGGCCCGCGTGCGCCGCTTTGCGCAGGCGCTGTCGGATCTGGGGGTGCGGCCCGGGGACCGCGTGGCCTTCTATGTCTCGACCTCGGAAAACTCGGTGACGACCTATTTCGCCTGCCAGATGCTGGGCGCGGTGGCGGTGCCGATGAACTTCCGCCTATCGGCGGGCGAGGCCGCCTATATCCTGCAGGATTCCGGCGCCCGCGTGCTGATCTATGGCCGCAGCCTGACCGAAAACGTCGAAAGGATCGCGGCGCAGATGCATTCGGTCCACGATTTCATCGGCTGCGCCTATGACCGGGCACATATCCCCGCCGGCCATCTGCATTTCGATACCCTGGCCGAACAGACCGCGGACCGGGACGAGCCGCGCATCATTCCCCCGGGGGATGCGATTTCCTCGCTGGTCTATACCTCGGGGACGACCGGGCGGCCCAAGGGGGTGATCCACACCCATGCCAACGACATCGCCATCGCGATGAACTGCGTCATGGAATATTCGCTGAACCACACCGACAAGGCGCTGCATATCGCGCCGCTCTACCATGTGGGCGGCATGCAGGCCTATTTCATTCCGCATCTGCTGGTCGGCGGCACCAATGTCGTGATCGGCCGCTACGAGGCGGAAAAGACGCTGGACACCATCGCGGCCGAGCGCATCACCACGCTGTTCGCCGTGCCCACCCAGATCCAGGAGATGCTGTTTCACCCGCGCTTCCGCGATCAGGACCTCTCCTCGCTGCGGCTGATCACCACCGGCGGCGCGGCCATTTCCGCCGCCACGATGGAGCGGGTGATGGCCGAGTTCTGCCCGGCGATCTTCAACGGCTACGGCATGACCGAGGCCTCGCTGACGCTGGTGCTGCATCCGCAGGACGCGCTGCGCAAGCTGGGGTCCTGCGGCAAGCCGACGCTGATTTCTGAATGCCGGATCGTGACCGACGACCCCGGGCGCGAGGTGCCGCCCTCGGAAACCGTGCCGCGCGGACAGGTGGGCCAGCTGATCGTGCGCGGCCCGCAGGCGATGCAGGGCTATTGGAACAACCCGTTCGAGACGCAGAAGAAGCTGAAGGCGGGCTGGATCTATACCGGCGACCTGTTCAGCCAGAACCGGGACGGGTTCTATTACTTCCACGGCCGGGCCGACGACATGATCGTCTCGGGCGGCGAGAACATCCATCCGCGCGAGGTCGAGGAGATCCTCTATCGCTGCCCCGGCGTGCAGGAGGTGGCGGTCGTCGGACTGGCGGACGAGAAATGGGGCCAGGCGGTGACGGCCTTCGTCGTCCGCTCGGACCCGGCGCTGAGCGCGCAGGATCTGGATGCGTTCTGCAAGGGCAGCGACGATCTGGCGCCCTACAAGCGGCCCCGCCGCTACGAGTTTCTGGAAAGCCTGCCGCTGAACCCCAGCGGCAAGGTGCTTCGGCGCGAGCTGGTCGCGCGCCATGCCCCGCAGCCGGCCTGTTGA
- a CDS encoding acyl-CoA dehydrogenase family protein, giving the protein MRDFFLNDEDRAFRAEIRVFLARELAPRVDRIERDQDFAAQLEVAQALGEAGYLKLMFPDLYTGSLSRPGLTHAVIVSEEAAYLNYAFETTIATALSCAYPIHRHARPALRERYLTPILEGRAVGSICMTEPNVGSDSAGMETAIRFDEASREWVIDGFKRYISNASKADVYIVWGITDPDAPPQRGMSAVLVPADTPGLSFPRLYDFMGRRGSVVGEVALDGVRVPEENLLGEANAGFRIMLGAFNFERVILGGSGLGVARAAFDLARDHAQSRVSFGEKLGQKQLIWDMIAQMSWRIDAAELLTQRAARMYDGGIGGKDLMREASQAKLVATETAVFCSDRAVQILGGDGVTRQYARAEQLYRDARALPIVGGSSEMCKYLIAAREMPAIRPNL; this is encoded by the coding sequence ATGCGCGATTTCTTCCTGAATGACGAGGACCGGGCCTTCCGCGCCGAGATCCGCGTTTTTCTGGCCCGCGAACTGGCCCCGCGCGTCGACCGGATCGAGCGCGACCAGGATTTCGCGGCCCAGCTGGAGGTCGCGCAGGCCCTGGGCGAGGCCGGCTATCTGAAGCTGATGTTCCCCGACCTTTACACGGGCAGCCTGTCGCGGCCCGGCCTGACCCATGCGGTGATCGTCTCGGAAGAGGCCGCCTATCTGAATTATGCCTTCGAGACGACCATCGCCACGGCCCTGTCCTGCGCCTATCCGATCCACCGTCATGCCCGCCCGGCGCTGCGCGAACGCTACCTGACGCCGATCCTGGAGGGCCGCGCCGTCGGCTCGATCTGCATGACCGAGCCGAATGTCGGCTCGGACAGCGCCGGCATGGAAACCGCGATCCGCTTTGACGAGGCCAGCCGCGAATGGGTGATCGACGGGTTCAAACGCTATATCTCGAACGCGTCCAAGGCCGATGTCTATATCGTCTGGGGCATCACCGATCCCGATGCCCCTCCGCAAAGGGGCATGAGCGCGGTTCTGGTGCCCGCCGATACCCCCGGACTGTCCTTTCCGCGGCTTTACGACTTCATGGGCCGGCGCGGCTCGGTCGTGGGCGAGGTCGCGCTGGACGGGGTGCGGGTGCCGGAGGAGAACCTGCTGGGAGAGGCGAATGCCGGTTTCCGCATCATGCTGGGGGCCTTCAACTTCGAGCGGGTGATCCTGGGCGGCTCGGGCCTGGGCGTGGCGCGGGCGGCCTTCGACCTGGCGCGCGACCATGCGCAAAGCCGCGTCAGCTTCGGCGAGAAGCTGGGCCAGAAACAGCTGATCTGGGACATGATCGCGCAGATGAGCTGGCGGATCGACGCGGCCGAACTGCTGACCCAGCGGGCGGCCAGGATGTATGACGGCGGCATCGGCGGCAAGGATCTGATGCGCGAGGCCAGCCAGGCCAAGCTGGTCGCGACCGAGACCGCCGTCTTCTGCTCGGACCGCGCGGTGCAGATCCTCGGCGGCGACGGCGTCACCCGCCAATACGCCCGGGCCGAGCAGCTTTACCGCGATGCCCGCGCGCTGCCCATCGTCGGCGGCAGCTCCGAGATGTGCAAATACCTGATCGCGGCGCGCGAGATGCCGGCGATCCGTCCCAATCTGTGA